A window of the Comamonas sp. Y33R10-2 genome harbors these coding sequences:
- a CDS encoding alkaline phosphatase, whose amino-acid sequence MSLLNQLPTLQRRRFLIASSFATAAGSLPAWARSSNEPGFNPFGLGVASGDVQSDNILIWTRVAVPPSSPDEANTAQPAFKLRWEVAHDDNFRQIVASGDTLAQPEWGHSVRLEVKGLAPDRWYFYRFMLGSAVSTTGRCRTAPLPHADVRKLRLAVASCQRWEHGFYTAWADAAQAAPDMVLFLGDYIYEYAQPEKTEGLARPQPLPTARTLQDYRNRYALHKSDAHLQAAHAVCNWSVIWDDHEVENDYVAQYGRGESALFLARRMAAWQAFYENMPLRPSALQRNQQLALYRTLNWGRLARMHMLDGRQYRDLQACRPEGKASTGTVDPQACTALHDPARSFLGWDQERWLDQQLKADSQNNTEATRWSLLVQTTLFSARKHPNGKPSTDSWDGYPEARQRLVNQIRQSQPRNSVVLGGDIHQNYVCAIGRQADQAPDKANPVIASEFCGTSISSHSGTTQAKVDAIIASNPQVLYARCEERGYSLVEITPQTMSTELRAVTNPLQASSSVYSLARFAVEDRKPGPVKIHG is encoded by the coding sequence GGGCGCGTTCCAGCAACGAGCCGGGCTTCAACCCCTTCGGGCTGGGCGTGGCCAGCGGAGATGTCCAGAGCGACAATATCCTGATCTGGACCCGTGTCGCCGTGCCGCCCAGCAGCCCCGATGAAGCAAACACCGCACAGCCCGCGTTCAAGCTACGCTGGGAAGTGGCCCATGACGACAACTTTCGCCAGATCGTTGCCAGCGGGGACACACTGGCCCAGCCCGAATGGGGGCACAGCGTTCGCTTAGAGGTCAAAGGGCTTGCGCCAGACCGCTGGTACTTCTACCGCTTCATGCTGGGCAGCGCAGTCAGCACCACGGGCCGCTGCCGCACCGCTCCGCTGCCCCATGCCGATGTGCGAAAGCTGCGATTGGCCGTGGCCTCCTGCCAGCGCTGGGAACATGGTTTCTACACCGCCTGGGCCGATGCCGCACAGGCTGCGCCAGACATGGTGCTGTTTCTGGGCGACTACATCTATGAATACGCCCAGCCTGAAAAAACCGAAGGCCTGGCCCGCCCCCAGCCACTGCCCACCGCCCGCACGCTGCAGGACTACCGCAACCGCTATGCGCTGCACAAAAGCGATGCCCACCTGCAAGCCGCCCATGCGGTATGCAACTGGTCCGTCATCTGGGACGACCATGAAGTGGAAAATGACTATGTAGCCCAGTATGGACGTGGGGAGTCTGCTCTCTTTTTAGCCAGGCGCATGGCCGCATGGCAGGCGTTTTACGAAAACATGCCGCTGCGCCCCAGTGCGTTGCAGCGTAACCAACAACTGGCTCTGTACCGGACCCTGAACTGGGGCCGGCTGGCGCGCATGCACATGCTGGATGGCCGCCAGTACCGCGACCTGCAAGCCTGTCGACCCGAAGGCAAAGCCAGCACCGGCACTGTGGACCCGCAAGCCTGCACCGCCCTGCACGACCCGGCGCGCAGCTTTCTGGGCTGGGATCAGGAACGCTGGCTGGACCAGCAACTGAAGGCCGACAGCCAAAACAATACCGAGGCCACCCGATGGAGCCTGCTGGTGCAGACCACGCTGTTTTCTGCCCGCAAGCATCCCAACGGCAAACCATCCACCGACAGCTGGGATGGCTACCCCGAAGCGCGCCAGCGTCTGGTCAACCAGATACGTCAGAGCCAGCCCCGAAACAGCGTTGTGCTGGGCGGAGATATCCACCAGAACTATGTCTGCGCCATTGGCAGACAAGCCGATCAAGCACCCGATAAAGCCAACCCCGTGATCGCCAGCGAGTTTTGCGGAACCTCCATCAGCTCGCACAGCGGCACCACACAAGCCAAGGTCGATGCCATCATCGCCAGCAACCCGCAAGTGCTGTACGCCCGCTGCGAGGAGCGCGGCTACAGCCTGGTGGAAATCACGCCCCAGACCATGAGCACAGAATTGCGCGCAGTCACCAACCCGCTACAAGCCAGCAGCAGTGTCTATTCGCTGGCCCGATTTGCGGTGGAAGACCGCAAACCTGGACCTGTGAAGATCCACGGATAA